From the genome of Helicobacter pylori, one region includes:
- a CDS encoding outer membrane beta-barrel protein, producing MKKIAFILALWVGLLGAFEPKKSHIYFGAMVGLAPIKITPKPVSDSFYTAFLWGAKGGYQFAFFKALALRGEFSYLMAIKPTALHTINTSLLSMNVDVLSDFYTYKKYSFGVYGGLGIGYFYQSNHLGMKNSSFMGYNGLFNVGLGSTIAHHHRIELGAKIPFSNTRNSFKNSYFLESVFIQAAYSYAF from the coding sequence TGAGCCTAAAAAAAGTCATATTTATTTTGGGGCTATGGTGGGTTTAGCCCCTATTAAAATAACCCCAAAACCCGTTAGTGATTCTTTTTATACGGCTTTTTTATGGGGGGCTAAAGGGGGGTATCAATTCGCTTTTTTTAAAGCTCTAGCGCTAAGGGGTGAATTTTCCTACCTTATGGCGATAAAACCCACCGCATTGCACACGATTAACACTTCTTTATTGAGCATGAATGTAGATGTATTGAGCGATTTTTACACTTACAAAAAATACAGCTTTGGGGTATATGGGGGGCTTGGGATAGGGTATTTTTATCAAAGTAACCATTTAGGCATGAAAAATAGTTCGTTTATGGGATATAACGGCTTGTTTAATGTGGGGCTTGGCAGCACGATTGCTCATCACCACCGCATAGAGCTTGGGGCTAAAATCCCTTTTTCAAACACTAGAAATTCTTTTAAAAATTCTTATTTTTTAGAGAGCGTTTTTATCCAAGCGGCTTATAGTTACGCTTTTTAA
- a CDS encoding vacuolating cytotoxin domain-containing protein codes for MIDKNDKTDLKNKRFKNRSFKGVKKKIAKKYKIKNSPLTIYSLKTHSNSSLSLNKKIFLGLGFVSALSAQSEDYNSSVYWLNSVNENNSNKSYYVSPLRTWAGGNRSFTQNYNNSKLYIGTKNASATPNNSSVWFGEKGYIGFITGVFKARNIFITGSIGSGNELKTGGGAILVFESSNELSADGAYFQNNRAGTQTSWMNLISNNSVHLINTDFSNQTPNGGFNVKGKNITYEGGIVNGGNFGFDNVDSNGTTTISGVTFNNNGALTYKGGNGIGGSITFTNSNINHYKLNLNANSVTFNNSILGSMPNGNINTIGNAYILNASDITFNNLTFNGGWFVFDRSNANVNFQGTTTINNPTSPFVNMSAKVTINPNAIFNIQNYTPSIGSAYTLFSLKNGSITYNDVSNLWNIIRLKNTQATKDNSKNATSNNNTHTYYVTYNLGGTLYNFRQIFSPDSIVLQSIYYGTNNIYYTNSMNIHDNVFNLKNINDDRADTIFYLNGLNTWNYTNARFTQTYGGKNSALVFNATTPWANGSIPKSNSTVRFGGYEGVNWGKTGYITGTFTADRVYITGNMMSGNGAQTGGGATLNFVGATEINIVGADFKNLKTTSQHSYMTFMALGNGSGSGKINVSQSDFYDWTGGGYDFTGNGAFDSVNFNKAYYKFQGAENSYHFKNTNFLAGNFKFHGNTTIEKSVLDDASYSFDGANNTFNENKFNGGSFSFNAKQVDFNGNSFNGGVFNFNNTPKVSFTNDTFNVNNQFKINGAQTDFTFNKGVVFNMQGLLSSLSVGTTYQLLNAKSVDYKDNNALYQMLRWTSGENPSGKLVDGNKTAPSNAKIYNVHFTDNGLTYYIKENFNNGITLTRLCTLGYTHCVNIYNDVFHLKNINNNSSNTVFYLNGMTTWKSAGTGVFTQDYSGADSVLVFNQTTPFLDGANPASNSVVSFGKTSGAEWGLVGYIQGVFKANQIDITGTIRSGNGAKTGGGATLVFNAQERLNIANASLNNDKAGLQNSWMNFIVNNGNLNVKNANFSNQTPHGGFNLKADGITWDGGSVNGGGNFGVDNANSNGITTISGVTFNDNGTLIYKGGENSAGNSLTLENNTFNSYNINTRVQNLIFNNNSFNGGSYSFNGTKNTTFKGTNTLINSDPFSRLQGSIAIDNNSIFNIERDLTDKTTYTLLSGDSIKYNNQTLADNAFSKNLWNLIHYDGERGTLLRTDNNTYFVQFTQSNGQKFVFEETFNSSSITYRYLTLNSSPFHTEADSKDVWSQVRKQFDFIPGKTTVCIGVCYIAPYKNQDLIGSSAFAWSLNFGATVVGTLLLGSAQEKANDNGGSIWFGKNNLLYLHGNFNATNIFLTNNFNVGNPNAGGGATISFNADETLNADGLNYTNFQTVAMGLQTNASQHSWANFNSRFSMEIKNSNFRDFTWGGFRFNSGRITFENTTFSGWTNINGATESGSSYVNMVANTDLIFSNSILGGGIRYDLKANNIIFNNSQIVIDVSKNVNQSSLNGNVTFNNSRLSVKPNAAINIGDSQTQTILENTSSLSFYNNSVANFNGMTTFNGVSYLNLNPNAQLSFNQANFNNANVTFYGIPLFGKTPDFGSSVRLINFKGNTNFNQATLNLRAKNIHINFQGATTFENNSTMNLAQSSQASFNTLSVEGETNFNLNGSSLLNFNANSVFNAPVSFYANNSQISFTHLAAFNSNALFDLENNSTLNFQSVLLNGSLNLLGNGGNALFINASGNFSFGTQGILNLSNVNLFDAKNKPLVYNILQAQNIQGLMGNNGYEKIRFYGIQIDKADYSFNNGVHSWSFTNPLNTTETITETLHNNRLKVQISQNGASNNTAFNLAPSLYDYQKNPYDESSNSYNYTSDKAGTYYLSSNIKGFNQNNEIPGTYNAQNQPLQALHIYNQAITKQDLSVIAGLGKEFLPKIAKLLSSGALDNLNLNSPNSFETIFDILKKYGIALNQENWKSLLKIINGFSNTANYHFSQGNLVVGAIKEGQTNTNSVVWFGGDGYKEPCAVGDNTCQMFRQTNLGQLLNSSTPYLGYINANFRAKNIYITGTIGSGNAWGSGGSANVSFESGTNLVLNQANIDAQGTDKIFSYLGQGGIEKLFGEKGLANTLSNIIYEESLNDNAIPKDLANMIPKDFGSKTLSSLLSPTEVNNLLGVSAFKNAIMEILNSKTVGDVFGENGLLNALDPAKRKEIDQMLLEQIQAHSSGFEKFIVKTLGIENVEKFINDWYGKQSLSSFANNFVPGGLNQALDKIGSNSDAKDLQSFLDKTTFGDILNQMINQAPLINKLISWLDPQDLSVLVNIALNSITNPREELTSTISSIGEKALNDLLGEGVVNKIMSNQVLGQMINKIIADKGLGGAYYQGLGSILPKPLQNELKQLGLGSLLGSRGLHNLWQKGNFNFVAKNHVFVNDSSFNNATGGELNFVAGKSIIFNGKNTINFTQYQGRLSFISQDFSNISLDTLNATNGLTLNAPKNDISVQKGQICVNVLNCMGEKKADSSSSATTLTNETLEVNANNFTFLGTIKANGLVDFSKVLQNTTIGTLDLGSNATFKANNLIVNNAFNNNSDHRADISGNLNVIKGATFSTNENGLNVGGDFKSEGPLIFNLNNPTRQTIINVTGASTIMSYNNQALINFNTQLKQGAYTLMGAKRMVYGYDNQTILGGSLSDYLKLYTLIDFNGKRMQLNGDSLSYDNQPVNIKDGGLVVSFKDDQGQMVYSSILYDKVQVTVSDKPINIQAPSLEYYIKYIQGSIGLNAIKSAGNNSIMWLNALFVAKGGNPLFAPYYLQDNSTEHIVTLMKDITSALGMLTNSNLKNNSTDVLQLNTYTQQMGRLAKLSNFASFDSTDFSERLSSLKNQRFADAVPNAMDVILKYSQRDKLKNNLWATGVGGVSFVGNGTGTLYGINVGYDRFIKGVIVGGYAAYGYSGFYERITSSKSDNVDVGLYARAFIKKSELTFSVNETWGANKTQISSNDTLLSMINQSYNYNTWTTNARVNYGYDFMFKNKSVIIKPQISLRYYYIGMTGLDGVMDNALYSQFKANADPSKKSVLTIDFAFENRHYFNTNSYFYAISGIGRDLLVRSMGDKLVRFIGDNTLSYRKGELYNTFANITTGGEVRLFKSFYVNAGVGARFGLDYKMINITGNIGMRLAF; via the coding sequence ATGATTGATAAAAATGATAAAACAGATTTAAAAAATAAACGCTTTAAAAACCGCTCTTTTAAGGGTGTTAAAAAGAAGATCGCTAAAAAATATAAAATCAAAAACTCGCCTTTGACAATTTATTCCTTAAAAACGCATTCAAATTCTTCTCTATCTCTCAACAAAAAAATCTTTTTAGGGCTAGGGTTTGTTTCAGCTTTGAGCGCTCAAAGTGAAGATTATAATAGTTCGGTGTATTGGCTTAATAGCGTGAATGAAAATAACAGCAACAAATCCTACTATGTCAGCCCTTTACGCACTTGGGCTGGGGGGAATAGGAGTTTTACGCAAAACTATAACAATAGTAAATTGTATATAGGGACAAAAAACGCTTCCGCAACGCCCAACAATTCTTCTGTGTGGTTTGGGGAAAAGGGCTATATAGGTTTTATTACAGGGGTTTTTAAGGCTAGAAACATCTTTATCACAGGATCTATTGGATCGGGTAATGAGTTAAAAACCGGCGGAGGGGCGATACTTGTTTTTGAAAGCTCAAACGAATTAAGCGCTGATGGGGCTTATTTTCAAAATAACAGAGCCGGGACGCAAACTTCTTGGATGAATTTGATTTCCAATAACAGCGTGCATTTGATAAACACGGATTTTAGCAACCAAACCCCTAATGGGGGCTTTAATGTTAAAGGGAAAAATATCACTTATGAAGGCGGGATTGTCAATGGTGGGAATTTTGGCTTTGATAATGTGGATAGCAATGGCACAACCACCATTAGCGGGGTAACTTTCAATAATAATGGCGCACTCACTTACAAGGGTGGGAATGGTATTGGGGGGAGCATCACCTTTACTAACTCTAATATCAATCATTATAAACTCAATCTTAACGCCAACAGCGTTACCTTTAATAACAGCATTTTAGGGAGTATGCCTAATGGTAATATTAATACTATAGGAAATGCCTACATTCTTAATGCAAGTGATATTACTTTTAATAATTTGACTTTTAATGGGGGTTGGTTTGTTTTTGATAGATCTAATGCTAATGTTAATTTTCAAGGCACAACCACAATCAACAACCCCACTTCACCCTTTGTCAATATGAGCGCTAAAGTTACAATTAATCCTAACGCGATTTTTAATATTCAAAATTACACGCCTAGCATAGGAAGCGCTTACACGCTTTTTAGCCTAAAAAATGGATCTATCACTTATAATGATGTCAGCAACTTGTGGAATATCATCAGGCTTAAAAACACGCAAGCCACAAAAGACAACAGCAAAAACGCCACTTCTAATAACAACACCCACACTTACTATGTAACTTACAATTTAGGCGGCACGCTCTATAATTTTAGACAAATTTTTAGCCCTGATTCTATTGTTTTACAATCTATCTATTACGGCACGAACAATATTTACTACACCAATAGCATGAATATCCATGACAATGTCTTTAATTTAAAAAATATTAATGATGATAGAGCTGACACGATTTTCTATCTCAACGGCTTAAACACTTGGAATTACACTAATGCGAGATTCACTCAAACCTATGGCGGGAAAAACAGCGCTTTAGTGTTTAACGCCACGACCCCTTGGGCTAATGGCAGTATCCCTAAATCTAACAGCACGGTGCGTTTTGGAGGGTATGAGGGAGTCAATTGGGGGAAAACGGGCTATATTACCGGCACTTTTACAGCCGATAGGGTTTATATCACCGGTAACATGATGTCTGGTAATGGCGCTCAAACCGGTGGGGGGGCGACTTTGAATTTTGTGGGTGCGACTGAAATTAATATCGTTGGAGCTGATTTTAAAAACCTAAAAACCACTTCACAGCATTCTTACATGACTTTTATGGCGTTAGGGAATGGATCTGGGAGCGGCAAAATCAATGTTTCTCAATCTGATTTTTACGATTGGACGGGTGGGGGGTATGATTTTACCGGTAATGGCGCTTTTGATAGCGTGAATTTCAACAAGGCTTATTACAAATTTCAAGGCGCTGAAAATTCTTACCATTTTAAAAACACGAACTTTTTAGCAGGGAATTTTAAGTTTCATGGTAATACCACCATTGAAAAATCCGTTTTAGATGACGCTTCTTATTCTTTTGATGGCGCGAATAATACCTTTAATGAAAACAAGTTTAATGGTGGTTCGTTTAGTTTTAACGCCAAGCAAGTAGATTTTAATGGGAACTCGTTCAATGGGGGGGTGTTTAATTTCAATAATACCCCTAAAGTCAGTTTCACTAATGACACTTTTAATGTGAATAACCAATTCAAAATCAATGGCGCTCAAACAGATTTCACTTTCAATAAGGGCGTTGTTTTTAACATGCAAGGGCTTTTGAGTAGCCTAAGCGTAGGCACGACTTATCAATTGCTTAACGCTAAAAGCGTGGATTATAAGGATAATAACGCTTTGTATCAAATGTTGCGTTGGACAAGCGGAGAAAATCCTAGTGGTAAATTAGTGGATGGAAATAAAACCGCACCAAGCAACGCTAAAATTTATAATGTCCATTTCACCGATAACGGCTTGACTTACTACATTAAAGAAAATTTTAATAATGGGATCACGCTCACTCGTTTATGCACTCTAGGCTATACGCATTGCGTGAATATCTATAATGATGTATTTCATCTTAAAAATATCAATAATAACTCCAGTAACACCGTGTTCTATCTCAACGGCATGACGACTTGGAAGAGTGCTGGCACAGGCGTTTTCACGCAAGATTATAGTGGCGCTGACAGCGTTTTAGTGTTCAACCAGACCACCCCTTTTCTTGATGGGGCGAATCCCGCTTCTAATAGCGTGGTGAGTTTTGGGAAAACTTCAGGGGCTGAATGGGGGCTAGTGGGCTATATTCAAGGCGTTTTTAAAGCCAATCAAATTGATATTACCGGCACGATTCGCTCCGGTAATGGGGCTAAAACCGGTGGGGGTGCGACTTTAGTGTTTAACGCTCAAGAGCGTTTGAATATCGCTAACGCTAGTTTGAATAACGATAAAGCCGGTTTGCAAAATTCATGGATGAACTTCATTGTTAATAATGGCAACTTGAATGTAAAAAACGCAAATTTTAGCAACCAGACTCCGCATGGAGGCTTTAACCTTAAAGCGGATGGTATTACTTGGGATGGAGGCTCTGTGAATGGAGGGGGGAATTTTGGCGTGGATAACGCCAATAGCAATGGCATAACCACCATTAGCGGAGTAACTTTCAACGATAACGGCACTTTGATTTATAAAGGGGGTGAAAACAGCGCCGGAAATTCTCTAACCCTAGAAAACAACACCTTCAATTCCTATAACATCAACACCAGAGTGCAAAACCTTATTTTCAACAACAACTCGTTTAATGGCGGTAGCTATTCGTTTAATGGCACTAAAAACACCACTTTTAAAGGCACAAACACGCTCATTAACAGCGATCCTTTCAGCCGCCTTCAAGGATCAATCGCTATTGACAATAATAGTATTTTTAACATTGAAAGGGATTTGACCGATAAAACCACTTACACGCTTTTAAGCGGGGATAGCATCAAATACAATAACCAAACTTTAGCGGATAATGCTTTTTCAAAAAATTTATGGAATCTGATCCATTATGATGGCGAACGAGGAACTTTATTAAGAACGGATAATAATACTTATTTTGTGCAATTCACCCAAAGCAACGGCCAAAAATTTGTTTTTGAAGAAACTTTTAATTCTAGCTCTATCACTTATAGATACCTTACGCTCAACTCTTCGCCTTTCCACACAGAAGCTGATTCTAAGGATGTTTGGAGTCAAGTGAGGAAGCAATTTGATTTTATTCCTGGAAAAACCACTGTGTGTATTGGCGTGTGCTATATCGCGCCTTATAAAAATCAAGACCTTATCGGCTCTAGCGCTTTTGCGTGGTCGCTGAACTTTGGGGCTACGGTGGTAGGGACTTTGCTTTTAGGGAGCGCGCAAGAAAAAGCCAATGACAATGGCGGATCTATCTGGTTTGGTAAGAATAATTTGCTGTATTTGCACGGCAATTTCAATGCGACTAATATCTTTTTAACGAATAACTTTAATGTCGGAAATCCTAACGCCGGCGGTGGGGCGACGATTAGTTTTAACGCTGATGAAACCTTGAATGCTGATGGGTTGAATTACACGAATTTCCAAACCGTGGCTATGGGCTTACAAACTAATGCGAGCCAGCATTCATGGGCGAATTTTAATTCCAGGTTTTCTATGGAAATTAAAAATTCTAACTTTAGGGATTTCACATGGGGAGGCTTTAGGTTCAATTCAGGGCGTATCACTTTTGAAAACACCACTTTTAGCGGCTGGACTAATATTAACGGAGCGACTGAAAGCGGTTCTTCGTATGTGAATATGGTTGCGAATACGGATTTGATATTTTCTAATTCCATTTTAGGAGGGGGCATCCGCTATGATTTGAAAGCCAATAACATTATTTTCAATAATTCTCAAATAGTCATTGATGTGTCTAAAAATGTGAATCAGTCTTCATTGAATGGGAATGTGACTTTCAATAATTCCAGGCTTTCAGTCAAACCCAACGCTGCTATTAATATTGGGGATAGCCAAACCCAAACGATTTTAGAAAATACCTCAAGCCTTTCTTTTTACAATAATAGCGTGGCGAATTTTAACGGCATGACCACTTTTAATGGGGTGTCTTATTTGAATTTAAACCCTAACGCTCAATTAAGCTTCAATCAAGCGAATTTCAATAACGCTAATGTCACTTTTTATGGCATCCCGCTATTTGGTAAAACGCCTGATTTTGGCAGTTCTGTGCGCCTTATTAATTTCAAAGGGAATACGAATTTTAATCAAGCCACACTCAATTTAAGGGCTAAAAATATCCATATCAATTTCCAAGGCGCTACGACTTTTGAAAATAACTCTACGATGAATTTAGCCCAAAGTTCTCAAGCGAGCTTTAATACGCTTAGCGTAGAAGGGGAAACGAATTTCAATCTCAACGGATCGAGCTTGTTGAATTTCAACGCTAACAGCGTTTTTAACGCTCCTGTGAGTTTTTATGCCAATAATTCTCAAATTTCTTTCACTCATTTGGCGGCTTTTAATTCTAATGCCTTGTTTGATTTGGAAAACAACAGCACCTTGAATTTTCAAAGCGTTCTTTTAAATGGCTCTTTAAACCTTTTAGGTAATGGCGGTAACGCTTTATTTATTAATGCAAGCGGGAATTTCAGCTTTGGAACTCAAGGGATTTTGAATCTGTCTAATGTGAATTTATTTGATGCCAAAAACAAGCCCTTAGTTTATAACATTTTACAAGCCCAAAATATTCAGGGTTTGATGGGGAATAACGGCTATGAGAAGATCCGTTTTTATGGCATACAGATTGACAAGGCTGATTACTCGTTTAATAACGGCGTTCATTCTTGGAGTTTCACTAACCCGCTCAATACGACTGAAACGATTACAGAAACCTTGCATAACAACCGCTTGAAAGTGCAGATCTCTCAAAACGGTGCTTCTAATAATACGGCATTTAATCTCGCTCCTAGTTTGTATGATTACCAAAAAAACCCTTATGATGAAAGCTCTAATTCCTATAATTATACGAGCGATAAGGCCGGCACTTATTATTTAAGCAGTAACATTAAAGGCTTTAATCAAAACAATGAGATACCAGGGACTTATAATGCGCAAAACCAGCCATTACAAGCCTTACACATTTATAATCAGGCTATCACTAAGCAAGATTTAAGCGTTATTGCCGGCTTGGGTAAGGAATTTTTGCCTAAAATAGCTAAGCTTTTATCTTCAGGGGCTTTAGACAATCTCAATCTCAACAGCCCGAATAGTTTTGAAACTATTTTTGATATTTTAAAGAAATATGGTATTGCTTTAAACCAAGAAAATTGGAAGAGCTTATTAAAGATCATCAATGGTTTTTCTAACACAGCTAATTATCATTTCTCTCAAGGCAATCTTGTTGTAGGAGCGATCAAAGAAGGGCAAACGAACACTAATAGCGTGGTGTGGTTTGGAGGCGATGGCTATAAAGAGCCATGCGCGGTTGGGGATAACACTTGCCAGATGTTTAGGCAGACTAATTTAGGGCAATTGCTCAATTCTAGCACGCCTTATTTGGGTTATATTAACGCTAATTTTAGGGCTAAAAACATTTACATTACTGGGACAATCGGCAGCGGGAACGCCTGGGGGAGTGGAGGGAGCGCGAATGTGTCTTTTGAAAGCGGCACTAATTTGGTGCTCAATCAAGCTAATATTGACGCTCAAGGGACTGATAAAATCTTTTCTTATCTAGGGCAAGGCGGCATTGAAAAGCTTTTTGGAGAAAAAGGTTTAGCGAATACGCTTTCTAATATTATTTATGAAGAGAGCTTGAATGATAACGCTATCCCTAAAGATCTAGCCAACATGATCCCTAAAGATTTTGGATCTAAGACTTTAAGCTCTTTGCTTAGCCCTACTGAAGTGAATAATCTCTTAGGCGTGAGCGCTTTTAAAAACGCGATCATGGAAATTTTAAATTCTAAAACGGTGGGCGATGTTTTTGGTGAAAACGGGCTTTTAAACGCATTGGATCCGGCAAAAAGAAAAGAAATCGATCAAATGCTTTTAGAGCAAATCCAAGCCCATTCTTCAGGGTTTGAAAAATTCATTGTTAAAACTTTAGGGATTGAAAATGTAGAGAAATTCATCAATGACTGGTATGGAAAACAAAGCTTGAGTTCTTTTGCCAATAATTTTGTGCCTGGAGGCTTAAATCAAGCCCTTGATAAAATAGGTTCTAACTCTGATGCCAAAGACTTGCAGAGTTTCTTAGACAAAACGACTTTTGGAGATATTCTCAATCAAATGATCAATCAAGCCCCCTTAATCAATAAGCTCATTTCTTGGCTGGACCCGCAGGATTTAAGCGTGTTAGTCAATATCGCTCTAAACAGCATCACTAACCCTAGAGAAGAGCTGACTAGCACCATTTCTAGCATAGGTGAAAAAGCGTTAAATGACTTATTGGGCGAGGGTGTAGTGAATAAAATCATGAGCAATCAAGTCTTAGGGCAAATGATTAATAAAATCATTGCTGATAAGGGATTAGGGGGAGCTTATTATCAAGGTTTAGGCTCAATACTCCCTAAACCCTTACAAAATGAGTTAAAACAATTGGGATTAGGGTCTTTACTAGGTTCTAGGGGATTGCACAATCTTTGGCAAAAAGGGAATTTTAATTTCGTGGCTAAAAACCATGTGTTTGTGAATGACAGCTCGTTTAATAACGCCACAGGGGGGGAATTGAATTTTGTAGCGGGTAAGTCTATTATCTTTAACGGGAAAAACACCATTAATTTCACGCAATATCAGGGCAGGCTTTCATTTATTTCTCAAGATTTTTCTAATATTTCATTAGATACCTTAAACGCTACCAACGGCTTAACGCTGAATGCACCTAAAAATGACATTAGCGTTCAAAAAGGTCAGATTTGCGTGAATGTTTTAAATTGCATGGGCGAGAAAAAAGCTGATTCTTCTTCAAGCGCGACAACCCTAACCAATGAAACGCTAGAAGTGAATGCGAATAATTTCACATTCTTAGGAACAATTAAAGCGAACGGATTAGTGGATTTTTCAAAAGTCTTACAAAATACGACTATTGGGACTTTGGATTTAGGGTCAAACGCCACTTTTAAAGCCAACAACTTGATCGTGAATAACGCTTTTAACAACAATTCTGATCATAGGGCTGATATTAGCGGTAATCTCAATGTGATTAAGGGTGCAACTTTTAGCACGAATGAAAATGGTTTGAATGTGGGGGGCGATTTCAAGAGCGAAGGGCCATTAATTTTTAATCTTAATAACCCCACCCGTCAAACGATTATTAATGTAACTGGTGCTTCTACGATCATGTCTTACAATAATCAAGCTTTAATCAATTTTAACACTCAACTCAAGCAAGGTGCTTACACGCTTATGGGCGCTAAACGCATGGTTTATGGCTATGATAATCAGACGATTCTTGGAGGGAGCTTGAGCGATTACCTCAAGCTTTACACCCTCATTGATTTTAACGGCAAACGCATGCAATTGAATGGCGATTCGTTAAGCTATGACAACCAGCCGGTCAATATTAAAGATGGGGGTCTTGTGGTAAGTTTTAAAGATGATCAAGGGCAAATGGTGTATTCATCTATCCTTTATGATAAAGTTCAAGTTACCGTCTCTGATAAACCCATTAACATTCAAGCCCCTAGTTTGGAGTATTACATCAAATACATTCAAGGTAGCATTGGTTTGAATGCGATCAAATCTGCGGGCAATAATTCCATTATGTGGCTGAATGCGCTTTTTGTGGCTAAAGGGGGTAATCCCTTGTTCGCTCCTTATTATTTGCAAGACAATTCCACTGAACACATTGTTACTTTAATGAAAGATATTACCAGCGCTTTAGGCATGCTTACTAACTCTAATCTTAAAAACAACTCCACCGATGTTTTACAGCTCAACACTTACACGCAACAAATGGGGCGTTTAGCCAAGCTTTCTAATTTCGCTTCCTTTGACTCAACGGATTTTAGCGAACGCTTGAGCAGTCTTAAAAACCAAAGATTTGCTGACGCTGTCCCTAACGCGATGGATGTGATTTTAAAATACTCTCAAAGGGATAAATTAAAAAATAATCTTTGGGCGACCGGCGTTGGGGGTGTGAGCTTTGTGGGAAATGGCACAGGAACGCTCTATGGTATCAATGTGGGCTATGACAGATTCATTAAGGGTGTGATTGTTGGAGGGTATGCGGCTTATGGGTATAGCGGGTTTTATGAACGCATCACTAGTTCTAAATCGGATAATGTGGATGTGGGCTTGTATGCGAGAGCCTTTATCAAAAAGAGCGAGCTAACTTTTAGCGTTAATGAAACTTGGGGGGCTAATAAAACCCAAATCAGTTCCAACGACACTTTGCTTTCTATGATCAACCAGTCTTATAATTACAACACATGGACGACGAACGCAAGAGTCAATTACGGGTATGATTTCATGTTTAAAAACAAGAGCGTGATTATCAAACCTCAAATTAGCCTAAGGTATTATTATATCGGTATGACCGGTTTAGATGGGGTGATGGATAACGCGCTCTATAGCCAGTTTAAAGCGAATGCGGATCCGTCTAAAAAATCCGTTTTAACGATTGATTTTGCTTTTGAGAACCGCCATTATTTTAACACAAACTCTTATTTTTATGCGATTAGCGGCATTGGTAGGGATTTACTTGTGCGATCAATGGGGGATAAATTGGTGCGTTTCATTGGTGACAATACTTTGAGTTACAGGAAAGGCGAGCTTTATAACACTTTTGCGAACATCACTACAGGTGGGGAAGTGAGGTTGTTTAAAAGCTTTTATGTGAATGCTGGGGTGGGGGCTAGGTTTGGATTGGATTACAAAATGATCAACATCACCGGAAATATTGGAATGCGTTTAGCGTTTTAA